In the genome of Impatiens glandulifera unplaced genomic scaffold, dImpGla2.1, whole genome shotgun sequence, one region contains:
- the LOC124918275 gene encoding G-type lectin S-receptor-like serine/threonine-protein kinase At1g11410, with translation MAYIIGIFTSIALVIAILLMVFWFIMVKRREERKIKERQILLTPANGSSIQPSTTGKQPLEDFSFFKLSTIVAATNNFSVSNKLGQGGFGTVYKGRLRNGIDIAVKRLAKNSDQGFEEFKNEVSLIVKLQHRNLVRLLGCCFQPHEKMLIYEYLPNKGLDSFIFDQDKCYILNWEKRFNIILGIARGMIYLHQDSRLKIIHRDLKASNILLDDGLNPKISDFGTARVFGGDQMEANTKRVVGTYGYMSPEYAMEGLYSIKSDVFSFGVILLEIINGRKNTSYHQENTINLIGHAWALWNKGKVFDIIDSRMGDLWTNQEVLRCIHIGLLCVQEHAMDRPTMSEVVFMLCKDMSLPSPKQPAFIFNGQDMHASDSLTNIKDVVEIAVKRLAKRSHQGVEEFKNEVSLIAKFQHRNLVRLLGCCVEHHEKALVYEYLPNKDLDSFIFEKCSQLNWEKRYNIILGIAKGMVYLHQDSRLRIINRDLKTSNVLLDNELNPKISDFGMERIFKGNQIEANTNRVVGTIVYMSPEYSMEGLYSIKSDVFSFGVILLRIINRRKNTSYHQEKTINLISDVTKENNTFDFNDLLDGSEEVCKTNFINEDESSNKSIKNNQE, from the exons ATGGCGTACATAATTGGGATATTTACCTCTATAGCATTAGTCATTGCCATCCTACTTATGGTTTTCTGGTTCATAATGGTTAAAAGGAGAGAAG AGAGAAAGATAAAGGAACGGCAAATACTTCTTACTCCAGCTAACGGTTCATCAATCCAACCTTCCACAACAGGAAAGCAGCCTTTAGAGGATTTCTCATTTTTCAAACTTAGTACCATTGTGGCAGCCACAAACAATTTTTCCGTTTCTAACAAACTCGGACAAGGCGGTTTTGGCACTGTTTATAAG GGGCGATTGAGGAATGGAATAGATATTGCGGTTAAAAGACTAGCAAAAAATTCCGATCAAGGTTTCGAAGAATTTAAGAATGAAGTTTCTTTAATAGTGAAACTTCAACATAGAAATTTAGTTAGGCTTTTAGGATGTTGTTTTCAACCGCATGAGAAGATGCTTATATATGAATACTTGCCAAATAAGGGATTGGACTCATTCATTTTTG ATcaagataaatgttatatactTAATTGGGAGAAGCGATTTAACATCATTTTGGGAATAGCAAGAGGAATGATATACCTTCACCAAGACTCTCGACTCAAAATCATCCATAGAGATTTAAAAGCCAGCAATATTTTATTGGATGATGGATTGAATCCTAAAATCTCCGATTTTGGAACGGCTAGAGTTTTTGGAGGTGATCAAATGGAAGCCAATACAAAAAGGGTAGTTGGAACATA TGGTTATATGTCTCCAGAATATGCCATGGAAGGACTATATTCAATAAAATCTGATGTCTTCAGCTTTGGTGTCATATTGCTTGAGATTATAAATGGGAGAAAAAATACCAGTTACCATCAAGAGAACACGATAAATTTGATAGGACAT GCTTGGGCATTATGGAACAAAGGTAAAGTCTTTGATATAATTGACTCAAGGATGGGAGATTTATGGACAAACCAAGAAGTTTTGAGATGCATTCACATAGGACTTCTATGTGTGCAAGAACATGCTATGGACAGACCAACTATGTCTGAAGTTGTTTTCATGTTATGCAAAGATATGTCTTTACCTTCTCCAAAGCAGCCCGCGTTTATCTTCAACGGACAAGACATGCATGCATCGGATTCATTGACGAACATTAAA GATGTGGTAGAGATTGCTGTGAAAAGATTAGCGAAAAGGTCACATCAAGGTGTGGAAGAGTTTAAGAATGAAGTTTCGTTAATTGCCAAATTTCAACATAGAAATTTGGTGAGGTTGTTAGGATGTTGTGTTGAACATCATGAGAAGGCTCTCGTATATGAATACTTACCGAATAAAGACTTGGACTCATTCATTTTCG AGAAATGTTCTCAACTAAATTGGGAGAAACGGTATAACATCATTTTGGGAATTGCAAAGGGAATGGTTTATCTTCACCAAGATTCTCGATTGAGGATAATTAATAGGGACTTGAAAACTAGCAATGTTTTGTTAGATAATGAGTTGAATCCTAAAATCTCGGATTTTGGAATGGAAAGAATTTTTAAAGGCAATCAAATTGAAGCAAATACAAATAGGGTAGTTGGAACAAT TGTTTATATGTCTCCAGAATATTCTATGGAAGGACTATATTCAATAAAATCCGATGTCTTCAGCTTTGGTGTCATATTGCTTCGGATTATAAATAGGAGGAAAAATACCAGTTACCATCAAGAGAAAACGATTAACTTGATC agcgatGTTACAAAGGAAAACAATACATTTGACTTCAACGACTTACTAGATGGATCAGAAGAAGTTTGTAAAACTAACTTTATTAACGAAGACGAATCATCAAACAAATCGATCAAGAACAACCAAGAATAA